From Temnothorax longispinosus isolate EJ_2023e chromosome 3, Tlon_JGU_v1, whole genome shotgun sequence, one genomic window encodes:
- the LOC139810049 gene encoding histone-lysine N-methyltransferase SETMAR-like, whose product MDNQNEHFRHIMLFYFKQGKNAVQTCKKICEVYGEDAVKERVCQKWFARFRCGDFSVKDKPCSGRPNKIDSDNLKAMIDSNPHYTTREIADVLLISKSSVENYLHQLGYVSRLDVWVPHELKEAHLIQRISISDSLGKREKSDPFLKRMVTGDEKWIFYNNITCKKLWGQRSKPLQIASKAGLHPSKIMLSIWWDWKNVVYYELLPKNRTINSDVYCNQLDKLNAAIHA is encoded by the coding sequence ATGGATAACCAGAACGAGCATTTTCGGCATAttatgcttttttattttaaacaaggCAAAAACGCGGTTCAAACCTGTAAAAAGATTTGTGAAGTATATGGTGAAGATGCTGTAAAAGAACGCGTATGCCAAAAGTGGTTTGCGAGATTTCGTTGCGGAGATTTTTCCGTCAAAGACAAACCATGCTCAGGCCGACCAAATAAAATCGATAGCGACAATTTGAAGGCGATGATCGACTCCAATCCACACTACACGACGCGGGAGATTGCAGACGTTCTCCTAATATCGAAATCGAGCGTGGAAAATTATCTGCATCAACTTGGATACGTTAGCCGTCTCGATGTTTGGGTTCCACACGAACTGAAAGAAGCTCATTTAATCCAACGCATTTCCATCAGCGATTCACTCGGAAAACGTGAGAAAAGCGATCCATTTCTGAAGCGTATGGTAACTGGCGATGAAAAATGGATCTTCTACAATAACATCACGTGCAAAAAATTGTGGGGGCAGCGTAGCAAACCGCTACAAATCGCTTCGAAGGCAGGACTTCACCCGAGCAAGATTATGCTCTCAATTTGGTGGGATTGGAAAAATGTTGTGTATTACGAGCTACTTCCGAAGAACAGAACAATCAATTCAGATGTTTACTGTAATCAGCTGGATAAATTAAATGCAGCGATCCACGCCTAG